One stretch of Chitinophaga pendula DNA includes these proteins:
- a CDS encoding efflux RND transporter periplasmic adaptor subunit, with protein sequence MNRMFMLMGLSAILCYTSCKSEKETKEAETKYFATSPLKMDTTVTKEYVSQIRSIRNIEIRAQEKGYLQNIFVDEGQFVREGQLLFKIMPKIYEAELLKAEAEAKAAEIEVQNTKPLADKNVVSKNELAMANAKLDKAKAELALAKVHLAFTEIRAPFDGIIDRLPLKLGSLIDEGELLTSLSDNRQMYAYFNVSEPEYLNYQVGTKAKDKIQVGLLMANNQLFQHKGVVETIEGEFNNETGNIAFRASFPNPESLLRHGETGKVQMVTPLKDALLVPQKATYEVQDKKYVFVIDKDNIVRSREINVEAEMPDLYVVNNGLAGNDRILLEGVQKVKDNDKITYQYKDPQTVISHLKLKAE encoded by the coding sequence ATGAATAGAATGTTCATGCTTATGGGCTTGTCCGCCATATTGTGCTACACAAGCTGCAAATCAGAAAAGGAAACAAAGGAAGCCGAAACCAAGTACTTCGCGACCAGCCCCCTGAAAATGGATACGACGGTAACCAAAGAATATGTATCCCAGATAAGATCAATACGCAATATTGAGATCAGGGCCCAGGAAAAAGGATACCTCCAGAACATCTTTGTAGATGAAGGTCAGTTTGTGAGGGAAGGACAATTGCTGTTTAAGATAATGCCCAAAATTTACGAAGCTGAATTATTAAAAGCAGAAGCAGAAGCCAAAGCTGCGGAAATAGAAGTACAGAATACCAAACCGCTCGCAGATAAAAATGTAGTGTCCAAAAACGAGCTGGCTATGGCGAACGCCAAATTAGATAAGGCTAAAGCAGAACTCGCACTGGCAAAAGTACACCTGGCTTTCACCGAAATAAGAGCTCCTTTCGACGGTATCATCGATCGCTTGCCACTCAAATTAGGCAGCCTCATAGACGAAGGCGAACTGTTAACAAGTCTTTCTGATAACAGACAGATGTACGCTTATTTTAACGTATCAGAACCTGAATATCTCAATTATCAGGTAGGTACAAAAGCAAAAGATAAAATACAGGTCGGCCTGCTCATGGCCAATAACCAGCTGTTCCAACATAAAGGCGTTGTAGAGACCATCGAAGGAGAATTCAATAACGAAACAGGAAATATCGCCTTCAGGGCTTCCTTCCCCAATCCGGAAAGCCTGCTGAGACATGGAGAAACCGGTAAAGTACAAATGGTGACTCCCCTTAAAGATGCACTGTTGGTACCGCAGAAAGCTACCTACGAAGTACAGGACAAAAAGTACGTTTTCGTAATAGATAAAGACAACATCGTGAGATCAAGAGAGATCAATGTAGAGGCCGAAATGCCTGATCTCTATGTAGTGAACAACGGACTGGCTGGTAATGACAGAATATTGCTGGAAGGAGTACAAAAGGTGAAAGATAATGATAAGATCACCTACCAGTACAAAGATCCCCAGACAGTAATCAGCCACCTGAAATTGAAGGCGGAATAG
- a CDS encoding TetR/AcrR family transcriptional regulator, which translates to MGKAAETRRYIIEKAAPVFNRKGIAGTTVDDVLSVTGMAKGGVYGRFVNRQELAVAAVEFLLAEVRRRMADVMDREISATRKLLAYMNDQLDPVHYAIEGGCPILNFSVEADDTDPVLKEKLKFVIEIVQQKLVTVIQQGIDAGELSADINACDFALKMFAMLEGGIMISRVSGNVKYMTGLIRMLKAELSSYILHPVLTDCVVENECR; encoded by the coding sequence ATGGGTAAGGCAGCAGAAACAAGAAGATATATAATTGAAAAGGCGGCTCCGGTATTCAATAGGAAAGGAATTGCTGGCACCACTGTAGATGATGTATTGTCTGTAACGGGCATGGCAAAGGGTGGTGTCTATGGACGATTTGTAAACCGCCAGGAGCTTGCCGTAGCAGCTGTCGAGTTTTTGCTGGCAGAGGTGAGACGAAGGATGGCGGATGTTATGGATAGGGAAATTTCTGCTACGAGGAAATTATTAGCTTACATGAATGACCAGTTGGATCCGGTACATTATGCTATAGAAGGAGGTTGTCCAATCTTAAATTTCAGTGTGGAGGCAGACGACACTGATCCAGTTTTGAAGGAGAAGCTAAAGTTTGTAATTGAAATAGTTCAGCAAAAGCTTGTAACGGTTATTCAACAAGGGATTGATGCCGGTGAGCTTTCTGCAGATATTAATGCATGTGATTTCGCTTTGAAGATGTTTGCCATGCTGGAAGGCGGTATTATGATATCCCGTGTAAGCGGCAATGTTAAGTATATGACAGGACTTATACGCATGTTAAAAGCTGAATTGAGTAGTTATATTTTGCATCCTGTTTTAACGGATTGTGTTGTTGAAAACGAATGTCGATAA
- a CDS encoding outer membrane protein assembly factor BamB family protein — MKKCLAKPIIGATIICLLSFLPAVRAQQANKSFRFAWLTDTHVMDRSSNTVALQQSVEDINKIDDIQFTILTGDISDFGFGNDLRIAKAILDKLKKPYYIVPGNHDTKWSESGNTVFKEIFGHHNISFSHGNIRFIGFQTGPILHRGDGYISPPDLKWVTDEVKAAKLKGQVVIPFTHYPLNDGMSNWYKLTGLFKENGVPVVLVGHGHSNRKMNFDGLPGVMARTNPDSKGSRSHQEVGYTLVSLTPDSISFAESNPVLNKVTSWLQLSLQHHVYSKDKQVPDLSVNHNYPQVIIKWRINVPAGISAAATYDANRIYVGDRDGIMHAYAYDNGKQLWQFKTGKSIFSTPAVGEGKVITGSADGNIYCLNARTGKLIWQFKADKWVLGSPVIDKGIVYIGASDGKFRAIDLHTGKLRWEFEGIKGWIQTKPLIYQEKVYFGAWDNYFYALDQHNGRLLWKWSRSSKEYFPSAYYAPAACWPVAANGRIFITGPDMVLTALDANKGDTIWRIGKPRLNEAIGISGDGSKVFVKCTFDSTLLAYSTTANTPTVIWKTAASYGFDDNESAILEQDGIAIFPFRNGLAIAIEVASGKERWKHKLGDVMLNPATICQANSVLLSDVDGNLVLLTY, encoded by the coding sequence ATGAAAAAATGCTTAGCAAAACCCATCATTGGGGCCACTATCATATGCCTTTTATCCTTTTTACCTGCTGTCCGCGCCCAGCAGGCAAATAAAAGTTTCCGCTTCGCCTGGCTAACAGACACACACGTAATGGACAGAAGTTCGAACACAGTGGCATTACAACAATCCGTAGAGGACATTAATAAAATAGACGATATACAGTTTACAATACTGACAGGCGACATCAGCGATTTCGGATTCGGAAATGACCTCCGGATAGCAAAGGCGATATTGGATAAACTAAAAAAACCTTACTATATAGTCCCTGGCAATCACGACACTAAATGGTCAGAATCCGGCAACACTGTATTCAAAGAAATATTCGGCCACCACAACATCAGCTTTTCCCATGGTAATATTCGCTTCATCGGTTTCCAGACAGGTCCTATATTACATAGAGGAGATGGATATATTTCACCACCCGACCTCAAATGGGTAACGGATGAAGTTAAAGCCGCAAAGTTGAAAGGTCAGGTAGTGATACCCTTCACACACTACCCCCTCAATGATGGCATGAGTAACTGGTATAAGCTTACCGGACTCTTCAAAGAAAATGGAGTACCGGTCGTTTTAGTGGGACATGGACATAGCAACAGGAAAATGAACTTCGACGGACTGCCGGGCGTCATGGCAAGAACTAATCCGGATAGTAAAGGGAGCCGGAGCCATCAGGAGGTAGGATACACCCTGGTCAGCCTCACTCCCGACAGTATCAGTTTCGCAGAATCCAATCCGGTATTAAATAAAGTGACATCATGGCTGCAATTATCTTTACAGCATCATGTCTATAGTAAAGACAAGCAGGTGCCTGATCTTTCCGTGAATCACAACTACCCACAAGTCATTATAAAATGGCGTATTAATGTGCCGGCTGGCATTTCTGCAGCTGCTACCTATGATGCAAACAGGATATATGTCGGCGATCGCGATGGAATAATGCATGCTTACGCATACGATAATGGTAAACAATTGTGGCAGTTCAAAACGGGGAAAAGCATTTTCTCAACTCCAGCAGTAGGAGAGGGGAAAGTAATTACCGGATCAGCAGATGGTAATATATATTGTCTGAATGCCCGCACCGGCAAATTGATCTGGCAATTCAAAGCGGACAAATGGGTGTTGGGAAGCCCTGTAATCGATAAAGGAATTGTATATATCGGTGCCAGCGATGGAAAGTTTCGCGCTATCGACTTACACACAGGAAAACTGAGGTGGGAATTCGAAGGGATCAAAGGGTGGATACAGACCAAACCGCTGATCTACCAGGAGAAGGTCTATTTTGGCGCATGGGATAATTATTTCTATGCATTGGATCAGCACAATGGACGCCTGCTGTGGAAATGGTCGCGCTCCTCCAAAGAATATTTCCCTTCCGCATATTATGCGCCTGCCGCCTGTTGGCCGGTAGCCGCCAATGGCCGGATATTTATAACAGGCCCCGACATGGTATTGACCGCTCTTGATGCCAATAAAGGCGATACCATATGGCGTATAGGCAAACCCAGACTGAATGAAGCAATCGGTATCTCCGGTGATGGCAGCAAAGTCTTCGTAAAATGTACATTCGATAGTACACTGTTGGCATACAGCACAACGGCAAATACACCTACTGTGATATGGAAGACCGCTGCCAGCTATGGTTTTGATGATAACGAATCCGCCATCCTGGAACAAGATGGAATCGCTATATTCCCGTTCCGGAATGGACTGGCTATTGCAATAGAGGTCGCCTCGGGTAAAGAACGGTGGAAGCATAAGTTAGGAGATGTCATGCTAAACCCGGCTACTATATGCCAAGCTAATTCTGTGCTACTTTCAGACGTAGACGGTAATCTTGTATTGCTGACATATTAA
- a CDS encoding LacI family DNA-binding transcriptional regulator has translation MSKLPTIKQIALALNISVSTVSRALHDHPSIGLVTRIKVKKMAAELNYEPNQTAISLQKGKTNTIGVVLPELSEYFFSSLVSAIEETAYKKNYTVLLAQSHDDPEKEKQLIEKMKSHRVDGLLVSLAKDTSSFEHFERLKKYQIPVVFLDRIPDIPNIHSVSCNIETGTVAAVNYLLQQGHRTIGMINGPETLLASQERKEGYIKSMIKNRLKYDPALVLHCDLTEGGTAAALKELLSYKRKVTAIVTFNDYIALFAIKHVRQLHLAQDALPVFISYSNLPLIHYMDYKPIASVEQFPYLQGEKATDILLDLLSKKERQVANNKAFYNIVIDSELVLEQPPL, from the coding sequence ATGTCAAAACTGCCGACTATTAAACAGATTGCTCTTGCCCTGAATATATCAGTTTCCACGGTATCCAGGGCATTGCATGACCATCCCAGTATCGGGTTGGTGACCCGGATTAAGGTAAAAAAAATGGCAGCTGAGTTGAATTATGAGCCGAATCAGACCGCTATATCTCTTCAAAAGGGTAAGACCAATACGATAGGTGTGGTCTTACCCGAGTTATCAGAATATTTTTTTTCTTCGTTGGTGAGTGCTATCGAGGAAACGGCATATAAGAAGAATTACACGGTATTACTGGCACAATCGCATGACGATCCGGAGAAGGAAAAGCAATTGATCGAGAAGATGAAAAGTCACCGGGTGGACGGTCTGCTGGTTTCTCTAGCGAAGGACACCTCTTCGTTTGAGCATTTCGAGCGTTTGAAAAAGTACCAGATACCCGTGGTATTCCTGGACCGGATACCTGATATTCCGAATATCCACTCGGTATCCTGTAATATTGAGACCGGAACTGTTGCGGCGGTAAACTATCTGCTACAGCAAGGTCATCGTACCATTGGCATGATCAACGGGCCGGAGACATTGTTGGCCAGCCAGGAAAGAAAGGAGGGATATATCAAGTCGATGATCAAGAACCGGTTAAAATATGATCCTGCCCTGGTATTACATTGCGACCTGACAGAGGGAGGTACGGCGGCGGCTCTCAAGGAGTTATTAAGCTATAAACGCAAGGTGACAGCGATCGTTACGTTTAATGATTATATCGCATTGTTTGCCATCAAACACGTCCGGCAACTTCACCTTGCACAGGATGCTTTACCGGTTTTCATCAGCTATTCCAATCTGCCTCTCATTCATTACATGGATTATAAACCTATTGCCTCTGTGGAGCAATTTCCATATTTGCAGGGGGAAAAGGCAACTGATATATTATTAGACCTACTCTCCAAAAAAGAACGTCAGGTGGCAAATAATAAAGCCTTTTACAACATTGTGATCGATTCGGAACTGGTGTTGGAGCAACCGCCTCTTTGA
- a CDS encoding TonB-dependent receptor, with product MKPKLYTLLWCLLISFSAYAQSIEGSVTDNNQPLVGATVKLVGRNIGTTTDAKGHYKLNVQPGQYVLNVSYIGYQSAEKSVTVTSGQQQTIDFSLSAAEGLNEVVVLGSRSAPRSQLSTAVPVDVVDVKQITQYAPQVSINQILNYIAPSFSANTQTLSDGTDHIDPASLRGLGPDQVLVLINGKRRHTTSLVNINGSFGKGSVGTDMNAIPTAAIKRIEILRDGAAAQYGSDAIAGVINIILNDEVNKLNVNVSTGAYVSKLSENNFDGQTVQANINYGLPLGNKGGFINLAGSYDYRNYTNRSGIFNGTIFSDYNDPALADVPGSPKGKDITEQELQKRGLNRKDFSSRIGQSANRGGSLFLNASLPVSDHAEVYAFGGLNYRHGEAAAFYRTPSQLVQTNDTIYPNGFLPLIVTDNRDKSLATGIRGDLGEWKVDFSNTYGQNGVDFSVDQTLNASLLKSSPTRFQAGGYRFQQNTTNLDFSRFFDQALSGINLAFGAEHRYENYRILPGEASSYTNYGNALNIGTDGAGRPILIPDPRGNVPTRFAANGSPFAGGAQSFPGFSPDNAINATRTSVATYGDVELNITKQFLVDAALRFENYSDFGSTLNWKIASRYQFSPKFLLRAAASTGFRAPSLHQRYFSATSSVFIDGAFVESGTFTNDSRVAGLLGIPKLKEETSNSYSVGITSNLGPLKLTVDGYYIRINDRIVYTGQFSGNRTGTPQEQEIYNILRSANAQTARFFANAINTETRGVDVVITYAIHPGKGHLKVDLSGTFAKTALVGPINSSALLKGKESTYFDDASRIYLEKAVPQTKANLSLNYAIHKWGFFLRNVYFGEVQEATNIVANQDVYSGKVVTDLSVSYNFMPALRLTLGANNLFDIYPDKLSVGNQSSGRFLYSRTAQQFGFNGRFLFARLSLNL from the coding sequence ATGAAACCAAAACTCTACACCCTGCTCTGGTGCCTGCTTATCTCCTTTTCCGCCTATGCACAGTCTATTGAAGGAAGTGTTACGGATAATAATCAACCCCTTGTTGGTGCTACTGTCAAACTTGTCGGGCGTAATATCGGAACAACGACAGATGCGAAAGGCCATTATAAACTCAATGTACAACCCGGTCAGTATGTCCTGAATGTCAGCTATATCGGGTACCAGTCTGCGGAAAAAAGTGTGACAGTAACATCCGGACAGCAACAGACAATCGATTTTTCCCTGTCAGCAGCCGAAGGTTTGAATGAAGTAGTAGTGCTTGGATCAAGGAGTGCCCCCCGCAGTCAACTTTCGACGGCAGTCCCGGTCGACGTTGTGGATGTAAAACAGATCACCCAGTACGCTCCACAGGTCAGTATTAACCAGATACTTAATTATATAGCTCCTTCCTTTTCCGCTAATACACAAACCTTGTCAGATGGAACCGATCATATCGATCCTGCATCGCTGCGCGGACTGGGGCCAGATCAGGTCCTTGTATTGATCAATGGTAAAAGAAGGCATACCACCTCTCTTGTTAATATCAATGGTAGCTTCGGAAAAGGCTCCGTAGGTACCGATATGAACGCCATTCCCACGGCAGCAATAAAACGGATCGAAATATTGAGAGATGGAGCTGCTGCACAGTATGGCTCAGACGCTATCGCCGGCGTGATCAACATCATACTGAATGATGAGGTGAATAAATTGAATGTAAATGTATCTACAGGTGCTTACGTATCTAAACTGTCAGAGAATAATTTCGATGGACAGACCGTTCAGGCTAATATTAATTATGGCCTGCCATTAGGAAACAAAGGCGGGTTTATTAACCTTGCAGGATCCTACGACTATCGCAACTATACCAATCGCTCAGGTATATTCAATGGTACCATCTTTTCCGATTATAATGACCCTGCACTGGCAGATGTACCCGGATCACCTAAAGGGAAAGACATTACAGAACAGGAATTACAGAAAAGGGGGCTCAACCGAAAGGATTTTAGTTCCCGGATCGGTCAGTCAGCTAACCGTGGAGGTAGCTTGTTCTTAAATGCCTCCCTGCCGGTAAGTGACCATGCAGAAGTATACGCATTCGGTGGGCTGAATTATCGGCATGGAGAAGCTGCCGCTTTTTACAGAACGCCGTCACAACTGGTACAGACAAATGATACCATCTATCCCAATGGATTCCTTCCGCTGATCGTTACAGACAATAGAGATAAGTCACTGGCTACTGGAATAAGAGGAGACCTAGGAGAATGGAAGGTCGATTTTAGCAATACCTATGGCCAGAATGGTGTGGACTTTAGCGTAGATCAGACCTTAAATGCCTCCCTGCTCAAATCATCTCCTACACGATTCCAGGCAGGTGGGTATCGCTTCCAACAGAATACAACCAACCTTGATTTCAGCCGTTTTTTTGACCAGGCACTCAGCGGCATTAACCTGGCCTTTGGCGCAGAGCATAGATATGAAAACTACCGCATCCTACCAGGGGAAGCATCCTCGTACACTAACTACGGAAATGCGCTGAATATAGGTACCGATGGAGCAGGTAGACCTATCCTGATCCCCGATCCTAGAGGAAATGTGCCTACGCGTTTCGCTGCAAATGGAAGTCCCTTTGCCGGTGGCGCCCAAAGTTTCCCTGGCTTCAGCCCGGATAACGCCATTAATGCGACCCGTACCTCCGTAGCTACTTATGGCGATGTGGAACTCAATATCACAAAACAATTCCTGGTAGATGCTGCATTAAGGTTTGAGAACTATTCCGATTTCGGCTCCACACTGAACTGGAAAATAGCTAGCCGATACCAGTTTAGCCCCAAATTCTTATTAAGGGCAGCCGCCAGCACAGGGTTCCGGGCGCCTTCGTTACACCAACGATATTTTAGCGCTACTTCCAGCGTTTTCATTGATGGCGCCTTCGTAGAATCAGGTACCTTCACAAATGACAGCCGTGTAGCCGGCCTGCTCGGAATACCCAAATTGAAAGAAGAGACCTCTAATAGCTATAGTGTGGGCATCACCAGCAACCTTGGTCCCCTGAAATTGACGGTAGATGGATATTATATCCGCATCAACGATCGTATCGTATATACAGGCCAATTCTCTGGTAACAGGACCGGTACTCCTCAGGAACAGGAGATCTATAATATCCTCAGGTCCGCCAACGCGCAGACCGCCCGTTTTTTTGCGAATGCTATTAATACAGAGACCAGAGGAGTAGATGTAGTGATCACCTATGCAATACACCCCGGAAAAGGACATCTGAAAGTGGATCTTTCCGGCACATTTGCAAAAACAGCCCTGGTGGGACCCATAAATTCTTCTGCCTTACTCAAAGGAAAGGAAAGTACCTATTTCGACGACGCCAGCCGGATCTACCTGGAAAAGGCAGTGCCCCAGACAAAAGCAAACCTGTCGCTGAACTATGCTATTCACAAGTGGGGATTCTTTCTGAGAAATGTGTATTTCGGAGAGGTGCAGGAAGCTACTAATATTGTAGCTAACCAGGATGTATATAGTGGGAAAGTCGTGACAGACCTTAGTGTTAGTTATAACTTTATGCCGGCGTTACGGTTGACACTAGGTGCTAATAACCTGTTTGACATATATCCGGATAAACTCTCCGTGGGCAATCAAAGTTCCGGTCGTTTCCTCTACTCCAGAACTGCCCAACAGTTCGGATTCAACGGCCGCTTCCTGTTTGCCAGACTATCATTGAACCTTTAA
- a CDS encoding DUF1634 domain-containing protein, with protein MEKVKDKDLQYVIGNLLRWGVWSSMAIALLGGAIYLYRHGQEIVNYPRFEEQDHDMLAILKDIFHGIAAGHGRSLIMLGIILLFATPVMRVVFSLIGFALEKDKLYVVITLIVLTIIFVSIQGGLG; from the coding sequence ATGGAAAAAGTTAAAGATAAAGACCTGCAATACGTGATCGGCAACCTGCTACGGTGGGGTGTATGGAGCTCCATGGCCATTGCTTTATTGGGGGGCGCTATATATTTATATAGACATGGACAGGAAATAGTAAACTATCCCAGATTCGAAGAGCAGGATCATGATATGCTGGCGATACTGAAAGATATATTCCATGGTATCGCAGCCGGGCATGGCAGATCCCTCATCATGCTTGGAATTATACTGCTCTTTGCAACACCCGTGATGCGCGTTGTGTTCTCTCTCATAGGCTTCGCCTTGGAAAAAGATAAGCTGTACGTAGTGATCACTCTTATCGTACTAACGATCATTTTTGTCAGTATACAAGGAGGACTGGGCTGA
- a CDS encoding sulfite exporter TauE/SafE family protein, translated as MTVLAFTIILFAGAYTAGLIGSLTGLGGGVVIIPLLSVFLGVDIHYAIGAALVSVIATSSGSAAAYVREGITNMRIGMFLEIATTLGAVFGALLATIAPTHVIAVLFGCILIFSAMNSLRKKALHVLNESSPLAYKLKLYGSYPTSTGIIQYGTKNVLGGFVMMVVAGILSGLLGIGSGALKVIAMDNIMRIPFKVSTTTSNFMMGVTAMASAVVYLQRGYIQPGICMPVVIGVLLGALTGARILIRSSPEKLKIFFAVIITLLALQMIYNGVTGKI; from the coding sequence ATGACAGTACTAGCTTTTACAATCATACTTTTCGCAGGGGCTTATACCGCAGGATTGATCGGTTCTCTGACCGGCCTGGGGGGTGGTGTCGTCATCATTCCGCTATTGAGTGTATTTCTCGGAGTAGATATCCATTATGCTATCGGTGCTGCACTCGTATCCGTCATCGCTACCTCCTCCGGCTCAGCAGCAGCCTACGTGCGCGAAGGAATCACCAATATGCGCATCGGTATGTTTCTGGAAATAGCCACTACTTTGGGTGCCGTGTTCGGGGCATTGCTTGCAACAATAGCACCTACTCACGTCATTGCCGTACTGTTTGGCTGTATCCTCATTTTTTCCGCTATGAACTCACTTCGTAAAAAGGCCCTGCATGTATTGAACGAGTCCAGTCCGCTGGCTTATAAATTGAAACTTTACGGAAGTTATCCTACATCCACAGGGATTATACAATATGGCACCAAAAACGTATTGGGCGGGTTTGTAATGATGGTGGTCGCCGGCATACTGTCAGGGTTACTGGGTATAGGTTCCGGAGCATTAAAAGTAATTGCCATGGACAATATCATGCGTATCCCGTTCAAGGTATCTACCACCACCAGTAACTTTATGATGGGCGTTACCGCCATGGCCAGCGCAGTTGTCTATCTGCAACGGGGATATATTCAACCGGGTATCTGTATGCCTGTCGTTATAGGAGTGCTGCTGGGTGCACTTACAGGTGCCAGGATACTCATCCGCTCTTCCCCCGAAAAGTTGAAGATATTTTTCGCCGTAATAATTACGCTACTGGCCTTACAAATGATCTACAATGGTGTAACCGGTAAAATATAG